The Spirosoma oryzicola genome contains a region encoding:
- a CDS encoding DUF6134 family protein yields MLFIKWLSIVLLGFASDSAPQALMYDIVVNDRTVGQMQVATLPTTSGLQYQVNADVRMHILGERRMITNFTSTYQNNQLTEARFHDQLNGKTRHDALVRWDGEAYRIKVNGEQSQLANRRVTYSTASLYAQEPQGIRELFSERFGQFCSIKPLANHTYELTMPDGRKSRYHYVEGVCHKVEAQQALFNVQFRLRRN; encoded by the coding sequence ATGTTATTCATAAAATGGCTTAGTATCGTCCTGCTTGGATTTGCATCAGACTCAGCGCCACAGGCCTTGATGTACGATATTGTGGTCAACGACCGAACTGTTGGGCAGATGCAGGTTGCAACCTTACCAACTACCAGCGGCCTGCAATATCAGGTCAACGCCGATGTGCGGATGCATATTCTGGGCGAACGACGGATGATCACCAACTTCACGAGTACGTATCAGAATAACCAGCTTACGGAGGCCCGGTTTCACGATCAGCTCAATGGAAAAACCCGGCACGACGCTCTTGTCCGCTGGGATGGCGAGGCTTATCGAATCAAGGTTAACGGTGAACAATCGCAACTGGCAAACAGACGTGTTACGTACAGCACTGCCAGCTTGTACGCTCAGGAGCCGCAAGGCATTCGGGAATTGTTTTCTGAGCGGTTCGGCCAGTTCTGTTCGATAAAGCCTTTAGCAAACCACACGTACGAACTAACAATGCCTGATGGCCGTAAAAGTCGCTACCACTACGTTGAAGGCGTCTGTCATAAAGTAGAAGCGCAGCAAGCCTTATTCAACGTTCAGTTCCGGCTTCGGCGTAATTGA